One segment of Stappia sp. 28M-7 DNA contains the following:
- a CDS encoding EH signature domain-containing protein, which yields MLLRHGGRVGREPVVRITEVVDKLPDDIGALRAPKDYDALSRHLAALLRGGHALKPRQARDTAWCLWGTAEEIAADPAALEPFLQQMRELKNKSATRALVLSYLVSFHEDRPGLSAVAAALQDLASVAGAPFDDLAERLRLFDVAEGPAMLGEAAVAERRSPRALLEVQRVQMELVLAGGFVEASTRRALERVAGDARLSPAERLDFVGRISLRPQTQTLLYLEHKSLVANALLLPFEAERPEKEHRDRILNFLVSVQGIGDPRTRSGNWVNMPRAREIAISWLTEQALRQFLDVVEAVNPNENWPYRRRFWEGMHGNGVISAAWVVLDSQGTREARRRFGRNTSFAEFETGGTQAGHAVLMLRIGTGVCVEWSFNGQCRFWNDHSREGAPQLFKDRYDAEFLRTGKRYAPVLEVRHMPHTGPNAWQHKVAQHITRITGIRFSPKDYM from the coding sequence GTGCTGCTGCGCCACGGCGGACGGGTGGGCCGGGAGCCGGTTGTGAGGATTACCGAGGTCGTCGACAAGCTGCCCGACGATATCGGTGCGCTGCGAGCGCCCAAGGATTACGACGCGCTCTCACGGCATCTGGCGGCGCTATTGCGCGGCGGCCATGCCCTGAAGCCGCGTCAGGCGCGCGATACGGCTTGGTGCCTTTGGGGAACGGCGGAGGAAATCGCAGCAGATCCTGCAGCGCTGGAGCCTTTCCTTCAGCAGATGCGCGAGCTGAAGAACAAGTCGGCGACGCGCGCGCTTGTTCTTTCCTATCTCGTCAGCTTCCACGAGGATAGGCCCGGGCTTTCGGCGGTAGCGGCAGCCTTGCAGGATCTGGCCAGCGTTGCCGGCGCGCCGTTCGACGACCTTGCCGAGCGGCTACGTCTGTTTGACGTCGCCGAAGGCCCGGCGATGCTGGGCGAGGCGGCGGTGGCCGAGCGCCGCTCGCCGCGCGCTCTGCTCGAGGTTCAGAGGGTGCAGATGGAACTGGTTCTCGCCGGGGGCTTCGTGGAGGCGAGCACCCGAAGGGCACTGGAGCGTGTGGCGGGGGATGCGCGGCTGTCGCCGGCCGAACGGCTCGATTTCGTGGGTCGCATCTCGTTGCGCCCCCAGACGCAGACATTGCTCTACCTGGAGCACAAGAGCCTTGTCGCCAACGCGTTACTGCTGCCGTTCGAAGCCGAGCGACCGGAAAAGGAGCATCGCGACCGCATTCTCAACTTCCTCGTCTCGGTGCAGGGCATCGGCGATCCGCGGACGCGCAGCGGCAACTGGGTGAACATGCCGCGTGCCCGCGAGATCGCGATCTCCTGGCTGACGGAGCAGGCCTTGCGCCAGTTCCTCGATGTGGTGGAGGCGGTCAACCCCAACGAGAATTGGCCGTATCGGCGGCGGTTCTGGGAGGGGATGCATGGCAATGGCGTCATCTCCGCCGCCTGGGTCGTTCTCGACAGCCAGGGCACCCGGGAAGCACGGCGCCGTTTCGGCCGCAACACGTCGTTCGCCGAATTTGAGACGGGCGGAACCCAGGCCGGACACGCGGTGCTGATGCTGCGGATCGGCACGGGCGTGTGTGTGGAATGGAGCTTTAACGGTCAATGTCGCTTCTGGAACGACCATTCGCGCGAGGGGGCTCCGCAGCTTTTCAAGGACCGCTATGACGCGGAATTCCTGCGCACCGGCAAACGCTACGCCCCTGTGCTGGAGGTCCGGCATATGCCGCACACCGGTCCGAATGCCTGGCAGCACAAGGTCGCCCAGCACATCACACGGATAACGGGCATCCGCTTTTCTCCGAAGGACTACATGTGA
- a CDS encoding DEAD/DEAH box helicase: MLVSASRRRLLGSREVPPAEWPAVAGTGHAAGRYLLALAESGEARFDENGVLLPHAAVAALPSSVAEAVGLPPLANLSVTLSFEGIMTDPAARIRTRWYDADTRWVRMEREGAVAKWGPRGGRLSQALFELSEAVDAYNATQGRDAEERIAAWAPVQAALRKTTGTELETGDDYLTSLTIYQAGAVALDVFETSYGLDFLPVVMAKDKVESGPDDGPDLPADEEAVASAQRDLVADALLPPDLQRRFARELFSGEARSHDAYVLDRGSYLVLEPDLKTALDVVRRKRAAPREERVAFLRNPRPALAAALGEDAEDRAGALLVETWQYSQRVLGLGLWTPPAMPWLKNQAGQWLPERFPLTVGKRTIEVDQSSFGELKTGLAEARAEGEEALDFQGEALRCADVEEAFVRVGLDAAGNEIAEAPGEEAGGDGGDQQQLGDTGTGEDPTESHRLVIYQNLEGQEFEISYQPREVSIPREFPALPLVRSRPKPHQVAGFDWLVESYRQGWPGVLLADDMGLGKTFQALAFLAWLKANRRALGTYAGARNRPALVVAPTALLRNWASEAELHLGPDALGRRVDAFGAGLRRLRTPRDASQAEESALDLVELRRADWILTTYETLANYHRAFARIGFSVAVFDEAQKIKSPGAINTQSAKAMNADFVLALTGTPIENRLADLWCIMDRVVPGYLGDLKGFVSTYEEGTPEDLKRLKARLDEPPTPERSPVLMRRMKAEILEGLPARSESRVIVQMPPAQAEAYEQALARARAGGGSQGEMLRAIHAFRGISLHPDGAANCDPLDPASVNDWLSRSARLRHAVEVLQHLVQAGEKALVFVEDLEVQKCFAAAIATRLGLSRQPAIINGQVAGEKRLEIVDRFQASESGFDLLVLSPKAAGIGLTITAANHVIHLSRWWNPAIEDQCNDRCYRIGQHRPVTVHIPLAVHPVLGEASFDVKLDALLERKRLLSREMLMPPVSDGDVEALFSQTIGGEAGQGSPASAR; this comes from the coding sequence ATGCTGGTTTCTGCGTCGCGGCGAAGGCTGCTGGGGTCGCGGGAGGTACCTCCCGCCGAGTGGCCTGCCGTTGCCGGCACCGGGCATGCTGCCGGGCGATATCTTCTCGCCCTGGCGGAGAGCGGCGAGGCCCGATTCGACGAGAACGGCGTGCTGCTGCCTCATGCCGCGGTTGCGGCCTTGCCGTCCTCCGTTGCCGAGGCCGTCGGCCTGCCGCCGCTTGCCAACCTGTCGGTGACCTTGTCGTTCGAGGGCATCATGACGGACCCGGCCGCCAGGATCCGGACGCGCTGGTACGATGCCGATACGCGTTGGGTGCGCATGGAGCGTGAGGGTGCCGTCGCCAAATGGGGCCCGCGGGGAGGGCGGCTGTCGCAGGCCCTGTTCGAGCTGAGCGAAGCGGTCGATGCCTATAACGCCACCCAAGGCAGGGACGCCGAGGAGCGCATCGCGGCCTGGGCGCCGGTGCAGGCGGCTCTGCGCAAGACGACCGGAACGGAGCTGGAGACCGGGGACGATTATCTCACGAGCCTCACCATCTATCAGGCCGGGGCCGTCGCGCTCGATGTGTTCGAGACGTCCTACGGCCTTGACTTCCTGCCCGTGGTCATGGCGAAGGACAAGGTGGAGAGCGGTCCCGACGACGGCCCCGACCTGCCGGCTGACGAAGAGGCCGTCGCCTCGGCCCAGCGAGACCTGGTGGCGGACGCATTGCTTCCTCCCGATCTCCAGAGGCGGTTTGCGCGCGAGCTCTTTTCTGGCGAGGCGCGCAGCCATGACGCCTATGTGCTGGACCGAGGGAGCTATCTGGTCCTGGAGCCCGACCTGAAGACCGCACTGGATGTGGTCCGTCGCAAGCGGGCGGCGCCCAGGGAAGAGAGGGTGGCGTTCCTGAGGAACCCGCGCCCGGCGCTCGCCGCCGCTCTCGGCGAAGATGCCGAGGATCGGGCCGGCGCCTTGCTGGTCGAAACCTGGCAGTATTCGCAGCGTGTTCTCGGTCTCGGGCTCTGGACGCCTCCGGCCATGCCCTGGCTGAAGAACCAGGCGGGTCAATGGCTGCCGGAACGCTTTCCCCTGACGGTCGGCAAACGCACGATCGAGGTCGATCAATCGTCGTTCGGGGAGTTGAAGACCGGCCTTGCAGAAGCAAGGGCGGAGGGCGAGGAAGCACTCGACTTTCAGGGAGAGGCCCTGCGCTGCGCGGATGTCGAGGAGGCCTTTGTGCGCGTCGGCCTGGACGCGGCCGGCAACGAGATTGCCGAAGCGCCCGGCGAGGAGGCCGGGGGAGACGGCGGCGACCAGCAGCAGCTCGGCGACACCGGCACGGGTGAGGATCCGACGGAGTCTCATCGCCTGGTCATCTACCAGAACCTGGAAGGCCAGGAGTTCGAGATCTCCTATCAGCCACGCGAGGTGTCGATCCCGCGTGAATTTCCGGCTCTGCCGCTGGTGCGCAGCCGCCCTAAGCCGCATCAGGTGGCCGGGTTCGACTGGCTCGTGGAAAGCTACCGGCAGGGCTGGCCGGGTGTCCTGCTTGCCGACGACATGGGGCTCGGCAAGACCTTTCAGGCCCTCGCCTTTCTCGCGTGGCTCAAGGCGAACAGGCGGGCGCTGGGCACGTACGCCGGCGCACGCAACAGGCCGGCACTGGTGGTTGCTCCGACCGCCCTGCTGCGCAATTGGGCATCGGAGGCCGAACTGCATCTCGGGCCCGACGCGCTTGGCCGGCGCGTCGATGCGTTCGGGGCGGGACTGCGCCGGCTGCGCACGCCGCGCGACGCATCGCAGGCGGAAGAAAGCGCGCTCGATCTCGTCGAGCTTCGCCGGGCGGACTGGATCCTGACCACCTACGAGACGCTCGCAAACTATCACCGCGCGTTTGCGCGGATCGGTTTCTCCGTCGCCGTGTTCGACGAGGCGCAGAAGATCAAGTCGCCCGGCGCCATCAACACCCAAAGCGCCAAGGCGATGAACGCGGATTTCGTCCTTGCCTTGACAGGTACGCCCATCGAAAACCGTCTCGCCGACCTGTGGTGCATCATGGACCGGGTCGTGCCCGGCTATCTGGGCGATCTCAAGGGCTTTGTCTCGACCTACGAGGAGGGAACGCCGGAGGACCTGAAGCGGCTGAAGGCGCGCCTCGACGAGCCGCCGACCCCGGAGCGGTCGCCGGTGCTGATGCGGCGCATGAAGGCGGAGATCCTCGAGGGACTGCCGGCGCGGTCGGAGAGCAGGGTAATCGTGCAGATGCCGCCGGCACAGGCCGAAGCCTATGAACAGGCGTTGGCGCGGGCGCGCGCCGGCGGCGGCAGCCAGGGCGAGATGCTGCGCGCGATCCACGCCTTCCGGGGTATCTCGCTGCACCCGGACGGAGCCGCCAACTGCGACCCTCTCGACCCGGCATCCGTCAACGACTGGCTGTCCCGTTCGGCACGGTTGCGGCATGCGGTGGAGGTCTTGCAGCACCTGGTTCAGGCGGGCGAGAAGGCGCTGGTCTTCGTGGAGGATCTCGAGGTGCAGAAATGCTTCGCGGCGGCTATTGCCACCCGCCTCGGGCTGTCCCGGCAACCTGCCATCATCAACGGCCAGGTTGCAGGCGAGAAGCGGCTTGAGATCGTTGATCGTTTCCAGGCCTCGGAGAGTGGGTTCGATCTCCTGGTCCTGTCACCGAAGGCGGCGGGCATCGGCCTGACGATCACGGCGGCCAATCACGTCATCCACCTGTCGAGATGGTGGAACCCGGCGATCGAAGACCAGTGCAACGACCGCTGCTACCGCATCGGACAGCACCGCCCGGTGACGGTCCATATTCCGCTGGCCGTTCATCCGGTGCTCGGCGAAGCCTCGTTCGACGTGAAGCTCGATGCGCTGCTGGAGCGCAAGCGCCTGCTGTCCCGGGAAATGCTGATGCCCCCGGTGTCCGATGGCGACGTCGAGGCGCTTTTTTCCCAGACGATCGGAGGCGAGGCGGGTCAGGGAAGCCCGGCTTCGGCCAGGTAA
- a CDS encoding 3'-5' exonuclease, producing the protein MPDAEAALFSAGGLDAAQLAFVNAPEPDIRLLAPAGSGKTLSLLHRCAELHRRRGGNASFLVVSFTRAARDELRSRLSDPVFAGAAAHADIVTLNGWGHRRLRALAAPPRLHVSEFDRSTLVKTLLAPAYAAVPALDKGMKDQPFKLPRLLANLLDLMKTLGFDHEDGSRRMADDRLDALDQLGLLPLLEDYIAKFDDLGILTDRRWESFLEIALPFFNAACIQQYATSSFTLEDQKYGAWLDQRRQLASGVLPDEETRITDIFVDEFQDINPLDLALILTVAELNRSAVTIVGDDDQAIFEWRGAAPDFILEPERHLGRKFRTCILERNYRSPRNIVQKSARLISHNTRRVDKVVHPVSQVDAETLMYRGETFLDSVENVLCEIRQFVGAEMPGARMALLSRKRAQLIPYQILLAREDIPFCAAEDLHLFLSGTFDRLLAALRTRTLAGFGIALPTIVEDVMGLCNSVQRYPLRKAEADAMARHLRAARPKSYEEAIDRLEIYDGTIRGKKDEGKTAQDFAIRLRKLIHAPNVRAAIEALSNLYAGFRQDHGRSAEDIFLADPPFAYLAEFSASYGDDFQGFVDDLEKAKDTLVRLPGSDAEDGTSEEWRKPVHLMTALRAKGREFDTVVMLDTVDGIWPLRSARTERALEGERRLFYVAMTRARRRLILTRSSRIGDAPTAPSPYLAEAGLP; encoded by the coding sequence TTGCCCGACGCTGAAGCAGCCCTTTTCTCGGCAGGCGGTCTGGACGCTGCCCAGCTTGCCTTTGTCAACGCCCCGGAGCCCGATATCCGCCTTCTGGCGCCGGCAGGCAGCGGCAAGACCTTGTCGCTGCTCCATCGCTGCGCCGAGCTTCATCGCCGCCGGGGCGGCAACGCCTCATTCCTCGTCGTCTCCTTCACCCGCGCGGCCCGCGACGAGTTGCGCAGCAGACTAAGCGATCCGGTCTTCGCCGGCGCCGCGGCGCACGCCGATATCGTCACGCTCAACGGCTGGGGACACCGGCGACTGCGCGCGCTTGCCGCGCCGCCACGGCTGCATGTGTCCGAGTTCGACCGTTCCACCCTGGTCAAGACCCTGCTCGCCCCCGCCTACGCGGCCGTTCCCGCGCTCGACAAGGGTATGAAGGACCAGCCTTTCAAGCTGCCCAGGCTTCTGGCCAACCTGCTGGACCTGATGAAGACGCTCGGATTCGACCATGAGGACGGCTCGCGCCGCATGGCCGATGACCGCCTCGACGCGCTCGACCAGCTCGGCCTTCTGCCGCTTCTGGAAGACTACATCGCGAAGTTCGACGATCTCGGCATCCTCACGGATCGCCGCTGGGAGAGCTTTCTCGAGATCGCCCTGCCCTTCTTCAATGCCGCCTGCATCCAGCAATATGCGACCAGCTCCTTCACGCTGGAGGACCAGAAATACGGGGCCTGGCTCGACCAGCGACGCCAGCTGGCGTCCGGCGTCCTGCCGGACGAGGAAACCCGGATCACCGACATCTTCGTCGACGAATTCCAGGACATAAATCCGCTGGATCTCGCGCTGATCCTCACCGTTGCCGAACTCAACCGATCGGCGGTCACGATCGTCGGCGACGACGATCAAGCGATCTTCGAATGGCGCGGCGCAGCGCCCGACTTCATCCTCGAGCCCGAGCGCCATCTGGGACGCAAGTTCAGGACCTGCATCCTTGAGCGGAACTATCGCAGTCCGCGCAATATCGTGCAGAAATCCGCAAGGCTAATCTCCCATAACACGCGCCGCGTCGACAAGGTCGTCCACCCCGTCTCGCAGGTCGATGCGGAAACGCTGATGTACCGGGGGGAGACGTTTCTCGACTCCGTGGAAAACGTTCTTTGCGAAATACGCCAATTCGTCGGTGCGGAAATGCCCGGTGCGCGGATGGCTCTTCTGTCGCGCAAGCGCGCTCAGCTGATCCCCTACCAGATCCTTCTGGCACGCGAGGACATTCCCTTTTGCGCCGCCGAGGACCTCCACCTCTTCCTCTCCGGAACCTTCGACCGGCTTCTGGCGGCGCTGCGCACCCGCACGCTCGCCGGCTTCGGCATCGCCTTGCCGACCATCGTCGAAGACGTCATGGGTCTGTGCAACTCCGTCCAGCGGTACCCGCTGCGAAAGGCCGAGGCCGATGCGATGGCGCGGCACCTGAGGGCAGCACGGCCCAAGTCCTACGAAGAAGCCATCGACCGGCTCGAGATCTATGACGGAACGATCCGCGGCAAGAAGGACGAGGGCAAGACCGCCCAGGACTTCGCGATCCGCTTGCGCAAGCTCATTCATGCGCCCAACGTGCGGGCCGCCATCGAGGCGCTCAGCAATCTGTATGCCGGGTTCCGGCAGGATCATGGCCGCAGTGCAGAAGACATCTTTCTTGCGGATCCGCCCTTCGCCTATCTTGCGGAGTTCTCCGCCAGCTATGGCGACGACTTCCAGGGCTTTGTCGACGACCTGGAAAAGGCAAAGGACACCCTCGTGCGTCTGCCGGGTTCGGATGCCGAGGACGGGACCAGCGAGGAGTGGCGCAAGCCGGTCCATCTGATGACTGCGCTGCGCGCCAAGGGACGCGAGTTCGATACCGTCGTCATGCTCGATACCGTCGACGGCATCTGGCCGCTGCGCAGCGCCAGGACGGAACGCGCGCTGGAGGGGGAGCGACGGCTGTTTTACGTCGCCATGACCCGCGCAAGGCGACGGCTCATCCTGACCCGCTCTTCGCGCATCGGCGACGCGCCGACCGCCCCCTCCCCTTACCTGGCCGAAGCCGGGCTTCCCTGA
- a CDS encoding heavy metal translocating P-type ATPase: protein MDHDHHDAAPNILAGTETATDPVCGMTVTVSPDGRRAEFQSETFHFCSQKCQTKFKADPWFYASGRAAGQNKAVPANVQYTCPMHPEIVRDAPGSCPICGMALEPMVPSDEPSEELTDFTRRMWISVAAAVPLVILTMGELVALPVREWVGHQTASYLEFVLATPIILWAALPFFRRGWDSIVNRSPNMWTLISIGVAAAYLYSIVATFLPGMFPEQYRMGHGVGTYFEAAVVIVALVFVGQVLELRARERTGDAIRALLDLAPKTARRILPDGTEYDAPLENIMEGDRLRVRPGDAVPVDGIVIAGRSSLDESMLTGESMPMEKGPGDAVTGATINKNGSLVIEAGKVGSDTVLAQIVAMVSNARRSRAPIQGLADRVSAVFVPTVVAIAIVAFVAWLAVGPEPALVFAIASAVSVLIIACPCALGLATPISITTAAGRGAQAGVLIKDAEALERMAGVDTLIVDKTGTLTRGKPKLTDTIALGDLTETDLVSLAAALERGSEHPLAEAIVEGAEAQGAPRQEAADFDAITGKGVRGKVGERAVALGNAAMMRELGLDTGAAETRADALRAEGKTAMFIAVDDALVGIVAVADPIKDTTAQAIRELHAQGLQVIMATGDNERTAQAVAGKLGIDEVRAGILPEAKKDLIDQLRRDGHKIAMAGDGVNDAPALAAADVGIAMGTGADVAMESAGITLLGGDLMGIVRARKLARATLRNIKQNLFFAFAYNALGVPIAAGLLYPATGLLLSPMIAAAAMSLSSVSVIANALRLRRANL from the coding sequence ATGGACCACGATCATCATGACGCGGCGCCTAACATCCTGGCAGGGACGGAGACGGCAACGGACCCGGTCTGCGGGATGACGGTCACGGTCAGCCCGGACGGACGTCGCGCCGAGTTCCAGAGCGAGACCTTCCATTTCTGCTCGCAGAAGTGCCAGACAAAGTTCAAGGCGGACCCGTGGTTCTATGCTTCGGGTCGCGCCGCCGGACAGAACAAGGCTGTTCCGGCCAACGTCCAGTACACCTGCCCGATGCATCCCGAAATCGTTCGCGATGCGCCGGGATCCTGTCCGATCTGCGGCATGGCGCTCGAGCCAATGGTGCCCTCGGATGAACCCAGCGAGGAATTGACCGACTTCACCCGCCGAATGTGGATCTCAGTTGCCGCGGCGGTGCCGCTCGTCATCCTGACCATGGGCGAACTGGTGGCGCTGCCGGTGCGCGAGTGGGTCGGGCACCAGACGGCCAGCTATCTGGAATTCGTGCTGGCCACGCCGATCATCCTCTGGGCGGCGCTGCCATTCTTCCGGCGCGGCTGGGACTCGATCGTGAACCGCAGCCCAAACATGTGGACCCTGATCAGCATCGGCGTTGCTGCGGCCTACCTTTACTCGATCGTCGCCACCTTCCTGCCGGGCATGTTTCCGGAACAGTACCGGATGGGCCATGGCGTCGGCACCTACTTCGAGGCGGCGGTCGTGATCGTGGCGCTGGTCTTCGTGGGCCAGGTTCTCGAGCTGCGCGCCCGCGAGCGCACCGGAGACGCGATCCGCGCACTTCTGGATTTGGCGCCGAAGACCGCGCGGCGGATCCTGCCCGATGGGACAGAATATGACGCACCGCTGGAGAATATCATGGAGGGCGACCGTCTGCGCGTGCGCCCCGGAGATGCCGTCCCGGTCGACGGCATCGTGATCGCGGGCCGCTCGTCGCTGGACGAAAGCATGCTGACCGGCGAGTCTATGCCAATGGAAAAAGGCCCAGGCGATGCGGTAACCGGGGCCACGATCAACAAGAATGGCTCCCTCGTGATCGAGGCTGGTAAGGTCGGATCTGATACCGTTCTGGCGCAGATCGTCGCGATGGTGTCGAACGCGCGACGGTCCCGCGCGCCGATCCAGGGGCTGGCCGACCGGGTGTCGGCGGTGTTCGTACCGACTGTGGTGGCCATCGCAATCGTCGCTTTCGTCGCCTGGCTGGCCGTTGGCCCCGAGCCCGCGCTGGTCTTCGCCATCGCCTCGGCTGTGTCGGTGTTGATCATCGCTTGTCCCTGTGCACTCGGTCTCGCGACACCAATCTCCATCACCACGGCAGCAGGGCGCGGCGCACAAGCGGGCGTTCTGATCAAGGATGCCGAGGCGTTGGAACGCATGGCGGGGGTCGACACGCTGATCGTCGACAAGACCGGCACCCTGACCAGGGGCAAACCGAAACTGACGGATACGATTGCGCTCGGCGATCTGACCGAGACGGACCTGGTGTCGCTAGCCGCGGCGCTCGAGCGCGGCTCGGAACACCCGTTGGCCGAAGCGATCGTCGAAGGCGCCGAGGCGCAGGGTGCCCCGCGTCAGGAGGCGGCAGACTTCGACGCCATCACCGGCAAGGGCGTGCGTGGCAAGGTCGGCGAACGCGCGGTGGCGCTCGGCAATGCCGCGATGATGCGGGAACTGGGTCTGGATACGGGTGCAGCCGAAACGAGGGCCGACGCTCTGCGCGCCGAAGGCAAGACGGCCATGTTCATTGCCGTCGATGACGCGCTTGTCGGTATCGTGGCTGTGGCCGACCCGATAAAGGACACTACGGCTCAGGCGATCCGCGAACTGCACGCACAAGGGCTGCAGGTCATCATGGCGACGGGCGACAACGAGCGCACGGCGCAGGCAGTGGCAGGCAAACTCGGGATCGACGAGGTGCGCGCGGGCATCCTGCCCGAGGCCAAGAAGGACCTGATCGACCAGTTGCGCCGCGACGGTCACAAGATCGCCATGGCAGGCGACGGGGTGAACGATGCCCCCGCGCTGGCCGCTGCCGATGTCGGCATCGCCATGGGCACCGGGGCCGATGTTGCGATGGAAAGCGCAGGCATCACCCTGCTGGGCGGTGACCTGATGGGCATCGTGCGTGCGCGCAAGCTGGCCCGTGCCACCTTGCGCAACATCAAGCAGAACCTGTTCTTCGCCTTTGCTTACAACGCGCTTGGCGTCCCCATCGCAGCAGGACTGCTCTACCCCGCTACCGGCCTTCTGCTTTCGCCGATGATTGCGGCGGCGGCGATGAGCCTGTCCTCAGTCTCGGTGATCGCCAACGCCTTGCGCCTCAGGCGGGCCAATCTCTGA
- a CDS encoding APC family permease, with protein sequence MTKSDYERNSITLPGAVAMGTGVMIGAGIFALTGQIAELAGPLFPLSFVVGAIVTAFSAYTYIKMSNAYPSAGGIGMILKKAYGPTTVAAGAALLMALSMVINESLVARTFGTYTLRAFGGDPDSVLVPILGVGLIVFAWLVNVSGNRSVGLFSIVMAVLKVGGIALFGAAGLWASGISIEATAGDSSASGFVASLALSILAFKGFTTITNSGAEVTNPHRNVGRAIVLSIAICVVVYLLVAFAVGSSLTLDRIVAAKDYALAEAAQPALGQTGFYLTLALALVATASGLIASVFAVSRMLAMLTDMKMIPHSHFGMPGSVKDHTLVYTVAIAGLLTVFFDLSRIASLGAFFYLVMDIIIHFGVFRYLRGEIGAQGWVLLTAIVLDAVVLSAFAAMKWQSDPLIVVIGIVGMALVFLFVRVFLARNPVREGAHDHS encoded by the coding sequence ATGACGAAAAGCGATTACGAGAGGAACAGCATTACCCTTCCTGGCGCGGTGGCCATGGGAACAGGTGTGATGATTGGCGCGGGCATTTTCGCCTTGACCGGACAGATCGCCGAGCTTGCCGGGCCGCTCTTCCCGCTCTCATTCGTCGTGGGCGCCATCGTGACCGCCTTCAGCGCCTATACCTATATCAAGATGTCGAACGCCTATCCCTCTGCAGGCGGCATCGGGATGATCCTGAAGAAGGCATACGGGCCGACGACGGTCGCGGCGGGCGCCGCTCTTCTGATGGCGCTGTCGATGGTCATCAACGAAAGCCTCGTCGCGCGTACCTTCGGCACCTACACGCTGCGGGCGTTCGGCGGCGATCCGGACAGCGTTCTGGTGCCGATCCTCGGCGTCGGGCTGATCGTCTTCGCCTGGCTCGTGAACGTATCGGGCAACCGGTCGGTCGGGCTGTTCTCCATCGTCATGGCCGTTCTCAAGGTAGGCGGCATCGCGCTGTTTGGGGCGGCCGGACTGTGGGCGAGCGGCATCTCGATCGAGGCAACTGCCGGAGATTCCAGCGCAAGCGGGTTCGTCGCGTCGCTCGCGCTATCCATCCTCGCCTTCAAGGGGTTCACGACCATCACCAACAGCGGCGCCGAGGTCACCAACCCGCACCGCAATGTGGGCCGGGCCATCGTCCTGTCCATCGCCATCTGCGTCGTCGTCTATCTGCTGGTCGCCTTCGCCGTCGGCTCCAGCCTGACGCTCGACCGCATCGTGGCGGCGAAGGACTATGCGCTGGCTGAAGCGGCCCAGCCCGCCCTCGGGCAGACTGGCTTCTACCTGACGCTGGCGCTGGCGCTGGTGGCCACGGCCTCGGGTCTGATCGCCAGTGTTTTCGCGGTCTCGCGGATGCTGGCGATGCTGACGGACATGAAGATGATCCCCCACAGCCATTTCGGGATGCCGGGCTCGGTCAAGGACCACACGCTCGTCTATACCGTCGCGATCGCGGGCCTCCTGACAGTCTTCTTCGACCTCAGCCGCATCGCCTCGCTCGGAGCCTTCTTCTATCTGGTGATGGACATCATCATCCACTTCGGTGTGTTCCGGTATCTGCGCGGGGAAATCGGCGCTCAGGGTTGGGTGCTGCTGACGGCCATCGTCCTCGATGCCGTGGTGCTGTCCGCCTTCGCCGCGATGAAGTGGCAGTCCGACCCGCTGATCGTCGTGATCGGCATCGTCGGCATGGCGCTGGTGTTTCTGTTCGTCCGGGTATTCCTGGCGCGCAATCCGGTCCGGGAAGGCGCTCACGACCATTCATGA
- a CDS encoding TVP38/TMEM64 family protein: MAILGIAMLGIWQFAPAVFADLHGLMDGERLEMLVARAGLWGPVLVVALMTLAVVASPIPSAPIALAAGAAYGHLWGTVQIVIGAELGALIAFGLARVLGHDVLRRVFGDRVDAGLLGSQTALTATVFASRLMPFVSFDMISYAAGLSRLHAWRFALATLAGIVPASFLLAHFGGEAVSGDLGRATWAVLGLGLVTGLPLLWVAMRKGPEKENP, translated from the coding sequence ATGGCGATCCTTGGGATCGCCATGCTCGGTATCTGGCAGTTCGCGCCTGCAGTATTCGCCGATCTGCACGGCCTGATGGACGGCGAGCGCCTGGAGATGCTTGTCGCGCGCGCGGGTCTCTGGGGGCCGGTCCTTGTCGTTGCGCTCATGACCCTGGCGGTCGTCGCCAGCCCGATCCCGAGCGCGCCCATTGCGTTGGCCGCCGGGGCGGCCTACGGGCATCTATGGGGGACGGTGCAGATCGTGATCGGCGCGGAACTCGGCGCGCTCATCGCGTTCGGCCTCGCGCGGGTTCTGGGGCACGACGTCTTGCGGCGCGTATTCGGTGATCGTGTCGATGCCGGCCTGCTCGGGTCGCAGACCGCGTTGACGGCGACGGTCTTTGCCAGCCGCCTGATGCCCTTCGTATCCTTCGACATGATCAGCTATGCGGCCGGGCTGAGCCGTCTGCACGCGTGGCGGTTCGCCCTCGCGACACTGGCCGGCATTGTCCCGGCAAGCTTCCTGCTTGCCCATTTCGGAGGGGAAGCGGTGAGCGGAGACCTCGGCCGGGCGACTTGGGCAGTTCTCGGCCTCGGCCTTGTGACGGGCTTGCCGCTGCTCTGGGTGGCGATGCGAAAAGGGCCGGAAAAGGAAAATCCATGA